A stretch of the Halomicroarcula saliterrae genome encodes the following:
- a CDS encoding heavy metal translocating P-type ATPase: MTENPNTAGDASGDGQRRELTARLVVPEMDCPSCAQKVDKSLQRVDGVVDATLQPTTGTANVTYDLDRTSEADVVNAIESAGYEVVGGSDDETDETDDGVDIAPPSEVWTSPRAKKTWFGAALVTVGLLFEFLLTTQNVAVASVLDYPLHVADILFLGAVAASGVPVVRSGYYSAKNRSLDIDLLMGTAIIAATGIGYFVEAATLAVLFSIAELLEDYAMDRARDSLRELMELSPDEATVVRDGEEVTVPADEVEVGETVVVRPGDKIPLDGTVTDGESAVDQSPITGESVPVDKTVGDEVYAGAINEEGYLEVEVTSTAGDSTLSRI; this comes from the coding sequence ATGACAGAGAATCCGAACACAGCGGGGGACGCGAGCGGGGACGGCCAGCGACGGGAGCTGACCGCTCGCCTCGTCGTTCCCGAGATGGACTGTCCGTCCTGCGCTCAGAAAGTCGACAAGAGCCTCCAGCGCGTCGACGGCGTTGTCGACGCCACGCTCCAGCCAACGACCGGCACGGCCAACGTCACGTACGACCTCGATCGCACCAGCGAGGCCGACGTGGTCAACGCGATTGAGTCCGCCGGCTACGAGGTCGTCGGAGGGTCGGACGACGAGACGGATGAAACGGATGATGGTGTCGACATCGCGCCGCCGTCGGAGGTTTGGACGAGCCCCCGCGCGAAGAAGACGTGGTTCGGCGCGGCACTCGTCACGGTCGGCCTCCTCTTCGAGTTTCTCCTGACGACACAGAACGTCGCGGTGGCGAGCGTCCTCGATTACCCGCTTCACGTCGCCGACATCCTGTTCCTCGGCGCCGTCGCCGCCAGTGGCGTCCCCGTCGTCCGCAGCGGGTACTACTCCGCGAAGAACCGAAGCCTCGACATAGACCTGCTGATGGGGACGGCGATCATCGCGGCGACCGGTATCGGTTACTTCGTCGAGGCGGCGACGCTGGCCGTCCTGTTCAGCATTGCCGAGCTGCTCGAAGACTACGCGATGGATAGGGCGCGGGACTCCCTGCGCGAGCTGATGGAGCTGTCGCCCGACGAGGCCACCGTCGTGCGCGACGGCGAGGAAGTCACAGTGCCCGCTGACGAGGTGGAGGTGGGTGAGACCGTGGTCGTCCGCCCCGGAGACAAGATCCCGCTCGACGGCACGGTCACCGACGGCGAGAGCGCGGTCGACCAGTCGCCGATTACCGGCGAGAGCGTTCCCGTCGACAAGACGGTAGGTGACGAGGTGTACGCCGGCGCCATCAACGAGGAGGGCTACCTCGAAGTCGAAGTCACGTCGACGGCGGGCGACTCGACGCTCTCGCGCATCA
- a CDS encoding helix-turn-helix domain-containing protein: MRELVFALEYESGCNRVADALANHPGARVRSLSLHATAEQLWRVDHATGTPEALDAIEDAFLTSDYYADCLVTEDCGATQTTHILDRMDDTLVLYSDWERTPSCASVPHIARDHLGDGVLFETRHEGRHYTWRLIHSGEGDVAAFFDALEVAVGDCAQMEMLRTTEMTASVGGVDERQNRLSPDQEAALQAAVEHGYYESPREVDVGELAEHLGVPRSTLTYRLRRAEEHLAKQHVAGEKSPEETPATR, encoded by the coding sequence ATGCGCGAACTCGTTTTCGCCCTCGAATACGAGTCGGGGTGTAACAGGGTAGCGGACGCCCTCGCCAACCACCCCGGCGCTCGGGTCCGCTCGCTCTCGCTGCACGCCACTGCCGAGCAGCTCTGGCGGGTCGACCACGCGACCGGTACTCCGGAGGCACTCGACGCCATCGAGGACGCCTTTCTCACCAGCGACTACTACGCCGACTGCCTCGTGACCGAGGACTGCGGCGCAACCCAAACCACCCACATTCTCGACCGCATGGACGACACACTCGTCCTGTACTCCGACTGGGAGCGAACCCCCTCCTGCGCATCTGTCCCCCACATCGCTCGCGACCACCTCGGCGATGGCGTGCTGTTCGAGACCCGTCACGAGGGTCGCCATTACACGTGGCGGCTGATCCACTCCGGAGAGGGCGATGTAGCCGCGTTCTTCGACGCCCTCGAAGTCGCCGTCGGGGACTGCGCCCAGATGGAGATGCTTCGAACCACGGAGATGACAGCGTCAGTGGGGGGAGTCGATGAGAGGCAAAATCGTCTGTCTCCAGATCAGGAGGCCGCACTCCAGGCCGCCGTTGAACACGGATACTACGAGTCGCCCCGAGAGGTCGACGTCGGCGAACTGGCCGAGCATCTCGGAGTGCCGCGATCGACGCTCACCTACCGACTCCGTCGGGCGGAAGAACACTTGGCGAAGCAGCACGTCGCCGGCGAAAAGTCGCCCGAAGAGACCCCGGCAACACGCTGA
- a CDS encoding site-specific integrase — translation MRIESTAGNEHKVWLTDQEIEDLRRAANSTRDDIIIQLGAFVGLRAFEIPQVRPKDVKETESGQYRLRVRAGKDTGGNGGKPRDAYLPSDVEGALQRYQNEHNIAPNDPYIDLSQPGVRAVVRRTAARAADATDDDDFEKVSTHDLRRRFAQRLLVDEQMNPRVVMAVGGWDSFAAIEPYLNAPSEDVIDQAFTEAEL, via the coding sequence ATGCGTATCGAATCGACAGCTGGGAACGAACACAAGGTGTGGCTCACCGACCAGGAAATCGAGGACCTCCGTCGGGCCGCCAACAGCACACGAGATGACATCATCATCCAATTAGGCGCGTTCGTGGGGTTGCGGGCGTTCGAGATTCCGCAGGTGCGTCCGAAAGACGTGAAGGAAACAGAGAGCGGGCAATACCGACTGCGTGTCCGCGCTGGCAAGGACACGGGCGGAAACGGCGGAAAGCCTCGCGACGCGTATCTGCCGAGCGATGTTGAGGGAGCGCTCCAGCGCTACCAGAACGAGCATAATATCGCACCTAACGACCCCTACATCGATCTGTCTCAACCGGGTGTCCGGGCCGTCGTGCGCCGAACCGCTGCACGTGCAGCCGACGCGACCGATGATGACGACTTCGAGAAGGTTTCGACTCACGATCTCCGCCGGCGCTTCGCTCAACGGCTCCTCGTCGACGAACAGATGAATCCCCGTGTCGTGATGGCCGTCGGTGGGTGGGACTCTTTCGCGGCGATTGAGCCCTACCTGAACGCCCCCAGCGAGGACGTCATCGATCAGGCGTTCACCGAGGCCGAACTATGA